A window of the Plutella xylostella chromosome 11, ilPluXylo3.1, whole genome shotgun sequence genome harbors these coding sequences:
- the LOC105389496 gene encoding zinc finger protein 85 isoform X2, with amino-acid sequence MEDGMDIEEHDLLNNPTVRSVFPDLAVLKQEIIDFDTSEGVAPETFTTLEVPKRNKYKNQLHNLTVYSGDHPTECSTQDLDVKPDHLCTDMDDTITVKRNSLTEFDEVETEIKKESENVVPNELPFYRNRIILGKIQVDESDEERETDAPGDCNNVENNKTNNDQDLAVSIYTDENRSMRITKQNYEKMEKCLRAKIILTNCYTTLLNNNCYCAQCAVLFPTTEAYSEHYTSTHTETTHSTKASAPLVKRKQIIYPREKAFVCDTCTKTFSKKTSLIKHILIHTGEKPFECDICMKTFNQRFNLKIHKTVHTGEKPFECDICKKTFKRISNLKAHKLIHTGEKPFECDICTKTFTQRFHLKTHKLVHTGEKPFECDICKKTFKRISYLKAHKLIHTGEKSFDCDICTKIFTRRSNLKSHRLLHTGEKPFQCDICTKTFAQKNHLKHHKFVHTGEKPFECDICKKTFKNIRNLKAHKLLHSGEKPFHCDICKNIFRRWSTLKSHKLLHTGEKPFQCDTCPKSFNRRDTLKKHKLLHTAAQPYDSDASEKMRNPGNMRKHST; translated from the coding sequence AAACATTTACAACCCTGGAAGTACCAAagagaaataaatacaaaaatcaaCTACACAATTTAACGGTCTACAGTGGGGATCATCCTACCGAGTGCTCCACTCAAGACCTGGATGTGAAACCTGACCACCTGTGTACTGACATGGATGACACAATAACTGTCAAGCGCAACAGTTTGACAGAATTTGATGAagttgaaactgaaatcaagaAGGAATCAGAGAATGTTGTACCAAATGAATTGCCATTTTACAGAAACAGAATTATACTTGGCAAGATACAAGTAGATGAGTCTGACGAAGAACGAGAAACTGATGCACCAGGTGACTGTAATAATGttgaaaacaacaaaacaaacaatgatCAAGATTTGGCAGTATCAATATACACTGATGAAAATAGAAGCATGAGGATAACTAAACAGAATTATGAAAAAATGGAAAAATGTTTGCGAGCGAAAATTATTCTAACAAACTGTTATACAACTCTATTGAACAACAACTGttactgtgctcagtgtgcAGTGTTGTTCCCCACCACTGAAGCGTATAGTGAACATTACACGAGCACACACACCGAGACCACTCACTCAACTAAAGCCTCGGCTCCTCTTGTGAAACGTAAACAAATCATATACCCACGTGAGAAAGCATTTGTGTGTGACACCTGCACGAAAACATTCAGCAAAAAAACCAGCTTGATAAAGCACATTTTaattcacactggcgaaaagccattcgagtgtgacatttgcatgaaaacatttaaccaaagatttaatttgaaGATCCACAAGACAgttcacactggcgaaaagccgttcgagtgtgacatttgcaagaaaacatttaaaagaaTAAGTAATTTGAAGGCACACAAGTTaattcacactggcgaaaaacCATTCGAATGTGACATTTGCACGAAAACATTTACCCAAAGATTTCATTTGAAAACCCACAAGTTAgttcacactggcgaaaagccgttcgagtgtgacatttgcaagaaaacatttaaaagaaTAAGTTATTTGAAGGCACACAAGTTaattcacactggcgaaaaatCTTTCGATTGTGACATTTGCACGAAAATATTTACCCGAAGAAGTAATTTAAAGAGCCACAGGTTACTTCACACTGGAGAAAAGCCGttccagtgtgacatttgcactAAAACATTTGcacaaaaaaatcatttgaAGCACCACAAGTTCGTTCACACTGGTGAAAAGCCATTcgagtgtgacatttgcaagaaaacatttaaaaatataagaaatttAAAGGCACACAAGTTACttcactctggcgaaaagccattcCATTGTGACATTTGCAAGAACATATTTAGGCGATGGTCCACATTGAAATCTCACAAATTACtacacactggcgaaaagccattcCAGTGTGACACTTGCCCGAAATCTTTTAACCGAAGAGATACTCTTAAGAAGCATAAGTTACTTCACACTGCAGCACAGCCATATGATTCTGATGCGTCGGAAAAAATGAGAAATCCGGGAAACATGAGGAAACATAGTACATGA